The Juglans microcarpa x Juglans regia isolate MS1-56 chromosome 8S, Jm3101_v1.0, whole genome shotgun sequence genome has a window encoding:
- the LOC121244473 gene encoding 3-isopropylmalate dehydratase small subunit 1-like: MAASLSCSPNPTLTRVTVSPRSSLSPTAPHFLKVLATTPSHPFRPLTARSQSSSFSLAAPRASAAAADDKSSSTSTTFHGICYVVGDNIDTDQIIPAEYLTLVPSKPDEYEKLGSYALIGLPDSYTTRFVEPNETKTKYSIVIGGYNFGCGSSREHAPVALGAAGVAAVVAESYARIFFRNSVATGEVYPLESEGRICEECKTGDTLTIELAEGRLINHTTGKEYRLKPIGDAGPVIEAGGIFDYARKTGMIPSISA; encoded by the coding sequence ATGGCGGCCTCCCTGTCGTGCTCCCCAAACCCTACCTTAACCAGAGTCACCGTTTCTCCcagatcctctctctctcccactgCCCCTCACTTCCTCAAAGTCCTCGCCACAACCCCATCCCACCCCTTTAGACCCCTCACCGCTCGTTCCCAAAGTTCCTCATTCTCCTTAGCCGCACCTCGAGCATCCGCCGCCGCCGCCGACGACAAGTCATCCTCAACCTCCACCACGTTCCATGGCATATGCTACGTCGTCGGTGACAACATCGATACCGACCAGATCATCCCCGCCGAGTACCTCACCCTCGTCCCCTCCAAGCCCGACGAGTACGAAAAACTCGGTTCCTACGCCCTCATCGGCCTTCCCGACTCCTATACCACTCGTTTCGTGGAACCCAACGAGACCAAGACGAAATACTCCATCGTCATCGGTGGCTACAACTTCGGCTGCGGCTCGTCCCGTGAGCATGCCCCCGTGGCGCTCGGCGCTGCTGGGGTCGCGGCTGTGGTGGCGGAATCCTACGCCCGCATCTTCTTCAGGAACTCGGTGGCCACGGGGGAGGTGTATCCTCTGGAATCCGAGGGGAGAATCTGTGAGGAGTGTAAGACCGGGGACACGTTGACTATTGAGCTCGCTGAGGGCCGTCTGATCAATCACACGACCGGCAAGGAGTACAGGTTGAAGCCGATTGGGGACGCCGGCCCCGTCATCGAAGCCGGTGGCATATTCGATTACGCCAGGAAGACCGGAATGATTCCCTCCATTTCGGCTTAG